gggcaaactgctgactcatatccagcttctcgtcccctgtaacccctaggtccttttctgcagaactgctgcctcgccactcggtccctagtctgtagcagtgcctgggattcttccatcctaagcaCAGgatcctgcacttgtccttgttgaacctcatcaggtttcttttggcccagtcctctaatttatctaggtccctctggaccctatccctaccctccagcgtatctacctctccccccagcttagtgtcatctgcagacttgctgagggtgcagcccacgccaccctccagatcattaatgaagcgatggaacaaaaccggccccagctgTCACGTGAGAACCTGCTGGGGCAGTTGCCCTTTATCATCAATATTTCTCTAGGGCTGTAAATGGACAGAAACTGTAGCTGTtaccagagccccccccccaaagcaaCGACAGACCaaagggggggggttggtttatattccccaccccccttctctgcCTTTTTTGCTTTCTCCCCTTTATTAAGgggctggatcccctgatgctGTGAATTGGCCTCCTGGCCCACACAGAGGGCAGGGTGGCTTGTAGCAAGCCAGCCTGTTTGCCTGGCACATCACACTCCGTTGGCAAGTATTGATCTGGCTGGGGAAAACGGCTAACTGGGTTCTGCTGAGTCAGTGAGACAGGTAACACAAAGGGAGATAGAGTTGAGAGAAtctagggtgtgggctgagcagcCCTGAGGGAGGAACCGGACGTttattttctctccctcttgTTTTCTGTGCAAATAAAGCCAAATTCCATCCTGGGGCGAGTGCGGACGGTGCAGAGAACGGGGCCTGTGTCTGAGGGCAGGTTGAGAAAGGCTCCCGTTTCCTGTTACACAAAATTGCTCACCGGAGGTAACGTGCCTGACTTGTTGTCACTGATTTCCCCGTATTGCTGCAATGTTGCCGCTGAAGATATTTACCGGAGTGGCCCCGCAACGAAGGGTCTGACTCATGTTCAGTGACTCTGAGAACTTGCTACTCGGGATGGATGGTGCGATCTGTCGGGCGGGACCCGAGTACTTTACAATGGGCAGTTGCGCCCCTGTTTGCCGAGCAAGGGCTGCCTGCTCTGCTCCGCGGATGGATGTCCCCTGTGCAGCTTAGGGGCAGGTTTTCTTGAAAATGTAGCTACCCGTTGGTGGCTTTTCTTGATCTCATGCCTGCAGGAGATGGCAAATAATTTATATTTGTCTTCCCACTTAGATCATAGCAATGTAGGGAGTAGGGAAAGGTTGTCTGGCCCAGCCTCCCACGCTGGATTAAGTATCCCCAGAATCGTAAAGAGACCCAGGAAAGAGGGGGAAATGAGACGTGCTtcgtttggggttttttaatcatGTATCAAGAAGGCCTAAACGATTGTTGGAAAAGGTGGTGGTTTGCGTGTTTTTTAAAGTTAGACACTCGGGTTTTTTCTACCCTGGGAGTCTATGGCTGTCGGGCGAACTAGTGACATGATGACATCACAGGGTATGAGAGACTGAAAGCTGCACCCACCAAGCGGGGCAGGATTTCTACTCAGCCTGTTTGCAGATTTCTGTGTGTTAAGGTCTCTTTAACTCCAATGACCAGTGCACACTTGGGAGAAAGGACTTCTTTGTTAAAAGGTGGCATATAGGTGcccaaaacatttatttaaaaaaaacataacttGGCAATGCTCCCCAAGCCCTTTGGCACTCCTGCTAGCTTAACAATATCTGTCTCTATgaggtcattttttaaaatcatcacgGTCGCAGCCCCTTTTATCTAAGAAGACTCAAAGCACTAATATCAGTGCGCacgagggtgaccagatctcccgattttatagggacggtcctgatatttggggcttttttttatatgggctcctattaaccccccccccccccgtcctgatttttcacacttgctgtctgatcaccctagtgTGCACCCATCTGAATGTCCCACAGCCCAGTGCTGGACTCTGTGGCCCCTCCCCTTTCTAGCCACATAGACTTGTAGGACCGGAAGAGaccccaagaggtcatctagtcccgtcccctgcactcctggcaggactaaggattatctagaccatccctgacaggcatttgtctaacttgctcttaacaATCTCCAGTCTGTGGCACTCTCACTGCTGGACCATCCATCCTTTCCCTCCGTGGTTTATAGCTGGAGCATCTGCAACAGTTAGAGCCCGTCCTTAACGTGGAAAATGTTCTGGGACAAATTCCCTGCTGGTGGGATTCAGCAGAACTCCCCGGTAGCTGTGTCAATTTGCTTTAGCAAATCTCTTCGGTTGTTTTAACAAGTCTCTGGGGAATTCAAACATTGAGCCAGCTCTGCAGCCGATCGAAATCAATGTAACATAAGCACAGGTTCTGTCTTAACCATCCGGTAGCATTGAATAGTGAAAACGAGACATCTGCTCCAGAATTCTATAGcctgatgatttaaaaaataaatgagagaCAAGGATCTCGTTCGCTATTCAACTGTGTAGGTTTTAAAGTAATTTCTTCAGAACCCCGTTGATCTGTTCCTGATTACATTCTATACAGGGCTTTTTCCATAAGGGTTGGAAAGACCAGAAACTTGAATCCATCCATCGGTTTAtctagaacataaaaatggccagactgggtcagaccaatggtccagtatcctgtcttccgacagtggccaatgccaggtgctgcaAAGAGAATGACCGGAACAGTTAGTCATCGAGTGACCTATTCcgtcgcccactcccagcttctgacagtcagaggcttTGGGACACCTACGATATGGGGTtgcaccctgaccctctgggCTATTAGCCATCGGTGGACCTATTCTCCGTGAACgatgttcttttctgaaccctgttatcattttggccttcacaacatcccttggcaaggagttccacaggttaactgtgccttgtgtgaagaaatgcttccttttgtttgttttaaacctgctgcctattcatttcattggctgtcccctggttcttttgttatgtgaagccgtaaataacacttccctaggagactcaaagagcttggcttgtttagcctaaccaaaagaaggttgaggggggatatgattgctctttataaatataacagagggattaatattagggagggagaggaattatttaagcttagtaccaatgtggacacaagaacaaatgggtataaactggacgctaggaagtttagacttgaaattagacgaaggtttctaaccattagaggagtgaagttctggaacagccttccaaggggagcagtgggggcaaaagacatatctggctttaagactaagcttgataagtttatggaagggatggtatgatgggatagccgaattttggcaattaattttggcaattgatctttgattatcagcaggtaaatatgcccagtggtctgtgatgggatgttagatggggtgggatctgagctactgcagagaattctttcctgggtgctggcgggtgagtcttgcccacatgctcagggtttaactgatcgccatatttggggtcgggaagcaattttcctccggggcagattggcaaaggccctggaggtttttcgccttcctctgcagcatggggcacgggtcacttgctggaggattctctgcagcttgaggtcttcaaaccacaatttgaagacttcaataactcagacacaggtgaggggtttgttacaggagtggatgggtaaaattctgtggcctgcattgtgcaggaggtcagactagatgatcataatggtcccttctgaccttaaagtctatgagtctagtctttttctccacaccagtcatggtttcATAGAACTCTACCGTATctcctcttagtcgtctcttttccaagctggaaagtcccagtcttattaatctctcctcatacggaagctgttccatccccctaatcgtttttgttgccatTCTCGCTATCGTTTCCAATTCTAACATAGCCTTTTGGAGCTGGGCCGACCGGACCAGCACGCAGTACTCAAGGTGCAATGAGGCATTCACGGTGTAAAGCATCGGGGTGCGCACACCTTGACTACTGCGTACACCTGGAAACTGCTTATCCTGCCTCAGTCACTGTTGTTTCTGAGGCCCAGCCTCTCAGAGATAGTTAGGTGTGTAACTCCTATTGGGTGCTTTCCAGATGCTTATGGGCTGAACCTCCCAAACACGTCTACGGGACAGGGaagtgcagggccgcccggggggggggggaaatggggcaatttgccccaggcccccatgagagtttttcgggggccctggagcggggtccttcactggctccgggggccccggaaaactctcgcagggcctgggcccTCGGAGCTTCtcccactccgggtcttcggcggcaattcagcagcggggagtccttctgccctgggacctgccgctgaagtgccccgaagacccgtggcggggggtccttccgccccgggacccgccgccaaagtgctgggtcttcggcggcaatttggcggcgggggacccccgctgccaaagacctcagcccccctgaatcctgtgggtggCGCCGGGGAAGTGAACCCATGACAGGGGGCACCAGAattgggggagggcgggggcagggggccatcgccccccaattttaaaaagtgggaGCGCTATGCCCTCCCGTTTCTTACTGGCCGTAAGGGCGAGCaacaggggggaggggacagagaggagtgagtgggggggggatcTTGGGGGGAGAAGTGGTGCCAGGGTGGGGCCTTGGTGGgtggggcagcacggggggggggtaggggggcagggccacagttcgGGCACCAGTGGCCTCTCCCACCTTTAGGGACCTTCCACTGCTCCTGACCCACGACCGCGTTACCAGCCAGACGATTCGCACAGGGTCTGTGGCAGACCCAGGAGCGGACCGCGGCTCTCTCGCGCTGTACGTGAACAGCTGGGTCAGGACACGGGGAACATCCTGCTTTCGATGGCTTGCTGAGttgtgttctcccccccccccccccgcttatcACCTGAACAGGCCCAGAGCGATTCCTCCAGCATGGGTGACTGGACGTTCGACGGCGATTTGTCTGACCTCTTCAAAGGCTACAATTACACCGACTACAACACCGCCAACCCCAGCGCCGCGGCCGCCCCGTGCAAGCCCGACAGCCTGAACATTAACAAGTACGTGGTGGCGGTGGTCTACTGCCTGGTGTTCCTGCTCAGCCTGGTGGGCAACTCCCTGGTGGTGCTGGTCATCAGCTACAACCGGCAGAACCGCTCGGTGACCGACGTGTACCTCCTGAACCTGGCCATCGCAGACCTCCTCTTCGCCCTCACCCTGCCTCTCTGGGCCGTCTACCGGGCCCACGAGTGGATCTTCGGCACCTTCATGTGCAAAGCCATCTCGGTCCTGCAGGAGGTCAACTTCTACAGCGGGATCCTCTTGCTGGCCTGCATTAGCGTCGACCGGTTCCTCGCCATTGTCTACGCCACCCGGGCAGCCACCGAGAAGAGGCACTGGGTTAAATTTGTCTGCTTGGGCATCTGGGTTTTCTCCATCGCACTCTCCCTGCCCATCCTCCTCTTCCGCGAGGCCTTCTGGGCGCCGCACGGCGGCGTGGTCTGCTACGAGCGGATTGGGGAGGAGAACACGGCCAAGTGGCGGGTGGTGCTGAGGATCCTGCCCCAGACCTTTGGTTTCATCCTCCCCTTGCTGATCATGCTCTTCTGCTATGGGGTCACGGTGAAGACCCTCTTCCAGACCAAGAACAGCCAGAAGCAGAAGGCCATGAAGGTCATCTTGGCTGTGGTGCTGGTCTTCTTGGTCTGCTGGCTGCCCTACAACATCACGCTGCTGGTAGACACCATGATGAGGACCCGTGCCATCGCTGAGACCTGCCACCGGCGGAACCAGATCGACGCTGCCCTGTCTGTCACCCAGATTCTGGGCTTCACGCACAGCTGCATCAACCCGCTCATCTATGCCTTCATCGGGCAGAAGTTCCGAAACAGCTTCCTTAAGATCCTGGTCTACCATGGTCTTATCAACAAAGAGTTTGTCTCCCGCTACGGACGGGGGTCCTCTGCCTCCACCTCTGGCAACACCTCCACCACCCTGTGACGGCCACACAACTCCTCCATCACCAGGGATAGCATCCCACCACTGCTAGTGTCCATGGCCAGCCTCAGCTTCTCAGGGTGATCAGGACCATGCAGATTCTTCTAGCACTATAGCCTCAGTTTACCAAGCCAACCAACACCATCCAAACTCTTTTACCCAGCATAGATCATTATGCAGATTACAATTATGCAGAACACAGCAGCAAAAAGCAGCTACCTCTTACAGGGATAATGCTATGAAGATCTTTCAACCCCTCCCTGCAGGATAATCAGATTGTTCAACTGCCCGTCTCAGCCAGGTCAtgcccattaaaaaaataaataacaactCCAGACAATCCAAGACTGCATTTCTCTACGCGGCATCCCGAGTTCCCAGTCCCCTCACACAGTGGGGTTAGGAACGACATCAGAAAAACTTCCTTTCCCACAAAGGCGTGTGGAACGGAGAGTCAGAGTGCGGGGTGGAGATAGCCGTCAACGTTAGTGGCTATAAACTAAGACTGGAGATA
This region of Mauremys mutica isolate MM-2020 ecotype Southern chromosome 10, ASM2049712v1, whole genome shotgun sequence genomic DNA includes:
- the LOC123378735 gene encoding C-X-C chemokine receptor type 2-like, whose amino-acid sequence is MGDWTFDGDLSDLFKGYNYTDYNTANPSAAAAPCKPDSLNINKYVVAVVYCLVFLLSLVGNSLVVLVISYNRQNRSVTDVYLLNLAIADLLFALTLPLWAVYRAHEWIFGTFMCKAISVLQEVNFYSGILLLACISVDRFLAIVYATRAATEKRHWVKFVCLGIWVFSIALSLPILLFREAFWAPHGGVVCYERIGEENTAKWRVVLRILPQTFGFILPLLIMLFCYGVTVKTLFQTKNSQKQKAMKVILAVVLVFLVCWLPYNITLLVDTMMRTRAIAETCHRRNQIDAALSVTQILGFTHSCINPLIYAFIGQKFRNSFLKILVYHGLINKEFVSRYGRGSSASTSGNTSTTL